In Terriglobales bacterium, the genomic stretch CTTCAGCCTGGTCCTGGGACATGCAAGACACGCGGGGCGTCGGTGCCATGCTTGAGGATGCCCCACGTTGCAGTCAGGTTACACCCCCGGGCGTGAAACTTCCGAGTCCGGGTCCCCTCTCCCAAGGGGGCGGAAGCCCGACGAAAAGCGCTTTTGACCCCGTTCTTCTGTATGATCGCACCGCGGCGCGTAACCGACAGGCCCGCGGCGGCCTCTGTATATAGAGGGCCCAACATCGTGCCTGCCGGGGGTCGTTCCTTGCTGATGAGAGTGCTGCTGTCGAAATCGTCCTGCTGGGCTGTTCTGGTGGTCGTCCTGGCCGCCACCGCGGCCGCGCAGGACCCTCCGCCGCCCTCGCTCGACCGCGGCTACCGGCTCATGTACAACCTCGACTTCTCGGGCGCCCAGCACGAGTTCGAAGAGTGGCAGCGTGTCCATGAGGGCGACCCGCTGGGGCCAGCCTCGGAGGCGGCCGGATTGCTGTTCTCCGAATTCCAACGGCTGCACGTGCTGGAGTCGAAGTTCTTCACCAACGACGACGAATTCCGCAAGCGCCAGAAGCTCGAGCCCGATGCGCAGCTCAAGGCGCGCTTCGAAGCGAAGCTGATGGCGGCCCAGATCCTGGCGCGCTCCGTCCTGGCCCGCGATCCCAAGGACCAGAACGCGCTCTTCACCATGGCGTTGGTGGCCGGCCTGCGCGCCGATTACCTGGCACTCATCGAGAATCGCAACCTGGCTTCGCTCGACTACACCAAGGAGGGCGCGCGCTGGGGACGGGAGCTGCTGGCCATCGCTCCTGAGTTCTACGACGCGTACCTGGCGACCGGGATCGGCAAGTACCTGGTCGGCCTTCAGCCGGCCCCGGTGCGCTGGTTCCTGCGCCTGGGCGGACACGCCGGCGACAAGAGCGCCGGCGTGCGCGAGCTGACCCTGTGCGCCGAGCGCGGGCGCTACCTCGCGCCCTTCGCCCGGCTGCTGCTGGCCATCGCCTATCTCCGCGACCACGACCCCACCCGGGCGCGGGTGCTGCTGGCCTCCTTGCATGATGACTTCCCCGCCAACCCGCTCTTCGCCCGCGAACTGGCGCGCCTGGGGGCGGGGCAATGAGCCGCGGCCTGCGGGCCCTCTGCTTCCTACTCTTGCTGAGCGCCACCCTGGCCGCGCAGGAGCGGGCCATCGACCCCCCGCGCTCCACCGTTACCGTGCACGTCGGCAAGGCCGGGGTCTTCTCCGCCTTCGGCCACGGACACGAGGTGCGCGGGCCCATCGCCCAGGGCAGCGTGGACGCGTCCGGCGCCGACCCCAAGGTCGAGGTACTGGTGCGCGCCGCCGACCTGAAAGTGCTCGATCCGGACCTCAAGCCGGCCGACCGGGCCGAGGTGCAGTCCACCATGCTCGGGCCCAAGGTGCTGGACGCCGAGCGCTTCCCCGACATCCGCTTCCGCTCCACCCGCGCCCAGCGTGAGGGCGACGGCTGGAAGATCGAGGGCGAGCTCACACTGCACGGGGAGACGCATCCGGTGATGGTCAGGGCGCGCGAGGCCGCCGGGCACTACACTGCTTCCGCCAACTTCAGGCAGACCACCTTCGGCATCACCCCGGTGACCGCCGGCGGCGGAGGCGTGAAGGTGAAGGACGAGCTGCAGCTCGACTTCAGCATCGCGCTGCGGTAGTGCCGGCCTGCCAGCCTGCCGAGGCAGCGCCGGCTCTGAGGTAGAACCTGGCCGTTCGCAGTTAGTTGCTGGGTACCAACACGGG encodes the following:
- a CDS encoding YceI family protein translates to MSRGLRALCFLLLLSATLAAQERAIDPPRSTVTVHVGKAGVFSAFGHGHEVRGPIAQGSVDASGADPKVEVLVRAADLKVLDPDLKPADRAEVQSTMLGPKVLDAERFPDIRFRSTRAQREGDGWKIEGELTLHGETHPVMVRAREAAGHYTASANFRQTTFGITPVTAGGGGVKVKDELQLDFSIALR